The genomic region ATTCTCGTTTGGCACGCATCTTGCTTTACCTATTTCCATCGTTCTGCGCCTTTTTTTCTCTCCTCCGCCCGTGACACAGTCCTGCAACGGGAACTGACACGGGCTTTTTTACGCGCCCAACTCGAAAGCGCAGGGATCGCCATCCCCGAGCTTCCCCATGCGCGGAACCAATCTGGCGCATTGTGGCTCGCCAAGGTGTGCCGGATTGGAACACGGCTATCGGACGCAGCCGGCCGCATCAGCGATTTTCGCCCCAGAACGGCGATTCTCATTTGGCACGCATCTTGCTTTACCTATTTCCATCGTTCTGCGCCTTTTTTTCTCTCCTCCGCCCGCGAACCAGTCCTGCAACGGGAACTGACGCGGGCTTTTTTACGCGCGGAATTTCAATTTGGACCGCGCCGTTAGGCGAGTACTTCGCGCACGACATTGGCGGGGATGATGCCGGTGAGGCGCTGGTCGAGGCCCTGGAAGCGGTAGGTGAGTTTTTCGTGGTTGATGCCGAGGGTGTGAAGGATCGTGGCGGCCAGGTCGCGGACGTGGACGGGGTCCTGAGCGATCGAATAGGAAAAGTCGTCGGTCTGTCCGTGGGTGACGCCGCCTTTGACGCCGCCGCCGGCGAGCCAGACGGAGAAGCATTTGGCGTGGTGATCGCGGCCGTAGTTCTGTCGCGAGAGTCCGCCCTGCGAGTAGACGGTGCGGCCGAACTCGCCGCTCCAGACGACGAGCGTGTCGTCGAGCATGCCGCGCTGTTTCAGATCGGTGAGCAGTGCGTAGGTCGGCGCATCGGTCTCGCGGCAGAGATTGGGCAGCGTGCCGACGCAGTCGCCGTGCACATCCCATCCGCGCTTGTAGACCTGCGTGAACCGGACGCCGCGCTCGGCGAGTCGGCGGGCCATGAGGCAGTTGTAGGCGTAACTGCCGGGCTTCTTCGCCTCAGGACCGTATAGGTCCCATGTGCTCTGCGGCTCATCGGAAAAATCCGCCAGCTCCGGCACGCTCGTCTGCATGCGGAACGCCATCTCGTACTGGCTGATCCGCGCCTGCGTCTCCGGGTCGGCGGTCTGCTGATAGATTTGCTCATTGAGCGCATTGACGGCGTCGAGCATCGTGCGGCGCGTGTCGCGGCCCATGCCCGCCGGGTCCTTGAGGTACAGCACCGGATCGGCGCCGGAGCGCAGCATCACGCCGGCAAAACGCGACGAGAGAAATCCGCTGCTCCAGAGCCGAGCGTTGATCGGCTGAGGATTACCGACGGTGAAGTTGGAGTTGAGGACGACGAACGTGGGCAGATTGTCGTTCGTGCTGCCGAGCCCGTAAGCGAGCCACGAACCCATCGACGGTTTGCCCGGCGTCATGTTGCCCGTGTTCATGAGCAAGATTGCCGGCTCATGGTTGATCGCATCGGTATGCATCGAGCGGATCAGCGCCATGTCGTCCGACAACTTCGCCGTCTGCGGCAGCAGATTGGTCACCCATCGTCCGCACTGGCCGTACTGCTTGAAGCCCCATTGCGAAGGCGCGACGGGGAAGCGCGTCTGACCGGCGGTCATGCCCGTCGGCATCGCCGTCCCGCGCACGCTTTCGGGCAGGTCCTTGTCGAACCACTTGGCCAGGTCCGGCTTGTAGTCGAACATGTCCATCTGCGGCGGTCCGCCGGACATGAACAGGTAGATGACGCGCTTGGCCGTCGGCGGAAGATGCGGCGCCGCCAGCACGCCGCGATCGTGCATCAGAGCCGGTGCCCCCGCCGCTTCGCGCTCCAGCAGGGACGCGAGTCCCGCCCACGCCAGCACCTTGCCGCCGGCGCCCAGAAAATGACGACGCGTCGCCAGTTGGTGCCAGCGCGCCTTGAGTTCCGCCGGCACCGGCAGGTCCATCGGCGATGGGCCCAGGCCGTGATGATCTGAACATGACTGTGGTTTCATGGATAGGGCCTCACTTGTTGATCACTTCGTCGCTGTTCATCAAGGTCGTCGCCATCATCATCCACACCGCCTGCTCGATCTTTGCATCGCTCACGCGCGGCGCTTGGCGATACGCCATCACTTCGACAAGATGCCGGCCCGGATTGGCGGAGTTGGAGGTCTGAGTCACGCGGATGTAGCACGCCTTCCGCACCGGGAAAGTGCATGTGACGCCCGCTTCGGTGGAACGCTGCTTGTTGTCGCGCCGGTCGGCGGCCAGATCCCATGTCCTGCCGTCGAGCGATGTCTCGACCGTGAAGCCGTAATAACGATTGTCGCCGTAGTAGCCCACGACGACGACGCACCCGACGTCCGTCGGCTCCAACAGGTCCACCTGCCACCATGCTGTGTCCGCCTTCCGCGCATCCATCGACCAGAAGCGATTGGTGTCATCGCTCTGACCGTCGTTGGCCAGCGATGCCGGATGACCGGCGTCCTCCAGCGACGCGGTCGCCGGTTTGTTCGTGGTCAGACTCGGCGGCGGCGCCGCTTGCGGGTCGGTCGCGGCATGCGGTGATTCGCCGATCGATAACAGATCCATCGTCCGTGACGGGTCGGCGTTGAGCTGGTCGCGGAATTGCTCCAGTGCCGTCAGCAGCACATGGCGTCCCGTCTCATCGAAGGGCTTGGCCCGCAACATCCGCCCGAGGAAGTCGATGCGCTGGGCGTCCGTCGAGCCGCCTTCTTCGATCACGCGGGCGCCCAGCCGGCGCGCCGATTCCAGGAACTGCGGATCGTTCATCAATACCAGGGCCGCCAGCGGCGTGTTCGTCCGCTGCCGGCGTACGCAGGTCGAAGAGCGATCGGTCGCGTCGAACGCCTCCATGTTCGGCATCGGCGCCATGCGTTTCCAGAACGTGTACAAACTGCGGCGGTACAGATTCGCGCCATGCTCCTGTGTGTACTTGGCATTGCCATAGCTGCCGTCCCAGACGCCGGCGGGCTGATACGGCTTGACGCTCGGTCCGCCGACGCTCTCCACAAGCAGCCCCGAAGTCTGAAGCGCCATGTCGCGCAGCATCTCGCCGTCCATGCGAAAGCGCGGTCCGCGTGCGAGCAGACGATTGGTCGGATCGCGCTCGGTCAGTTGGGGCGTGGCATGAACCGACTGACGATACGTCGCCGACATCACCAGCATCTTGTAGAACCGCTTGACCTTCCAACCGTTTTCACGGAAGTCGACCGCCAGCCAGTCGAGCAATTTCGGATGCGACGGCCGTTCGCCGACGATGCCCAGATCCTCGCTGGTCTGGACGATCCCCGAGCCGAACACTTCCTGCCATATGCGATTGACCGTCACGCGCGCCGTCAGCGGGTTGTCCGGCGAGACGAGCCACTGGGCGAGCCCCAGTCGATTGTGCGGCGCCGCGGCGGGCATCGGCGGCAGAAAGTGCGGCGTGTCCGCTTCGACACGTTCGATCCGCGTGCCGAACGAACCGCGACGAAGCATATCCGCATACGCCAGCCCCGGCTTCTCGCGGCAGATGAGCGTCAGACTTCCGCCGCTCGATAGGCGCATCAACTCCGCGTCGATCGCCGGAAGCTGAGCCGCCAGCGCGATGCTCGGCTCGTCATACCGCTCGAAGTACACATCCTCGACGATCTGCCGCTGATCCGCCGTCCATTCAGCAAGGGGATGATGCGAGACAATCTCCGCCGCGACATCCTCCTTCGCGACCCGGTCGACTTCCTCGGGAGACAGCGCCCGCTTGTAGAAGCGGATGTCCTGGTACCCGGTCGCCTGCATGGGCTCCGCGTCGTGTCGCCGGCCCAGCCAGGTCGGGACGCTCGTGCGGATCGAACCGGTGAGATTGTCCTGATCAACCGCGAGCTTCTGCTCGACGCCGTTGACGAAAACCTTGACACCCGCCGCCTTGCCCGAGCCGTCGTAGGTGAACATCACATGCGACCATCTCCCGCGCGGAAGCGTCTCGTTGACGTTCGTCCCGCCGTTGGATCCCTCGGGCGGCATGAAGGGATTGCGGTACTCGGTGGTGCCGACGGTCTTGACGCTGATGGCGTCGGGCCAATCGTGAACAAGCTGCACGACAAGGGCGCCATCGGCGTAATACAGGTCCCATCCGCGGAACTTGGCGTCCGCATCCATTCGCGCGATCAGCGCGCCTTGTTTGGTGTTCCAATACCGGCCGCCGGGCACATTGCGCGGCTTGATCCATCCGCCGACGGAAAACGCCTGATCCTTCTCATAGTCGCCCGCTGGACTGAGGTTCACCTTCGTGTTCGTCTCGAAGCGGAACGTGGGCCAGAGATTCGTCTCCTCGCCCCAATGCGCTTCGGGGCCTTCGGTATGAAACGTCGGCGGATTG from Planctomycetota bacterium harbors:
- a CDS encoding DUF1553 domain-containing protein — translated: MHHRKTATRRFAALLCLVMATSTVLAGAAPKIDYANDVQPILSNYCYACHGPDTAHRKAHLRLDLREAALSHEHNGVKVILSGDPDHSELVRRVESHDPDELMPQDPDKRLSPRQIATLRAWVAQGAEFRDHWAFEKPVKAALPAVHDEAWGRNPIDRFVLAKLEAEGLKPAAEADRRDLIRRVTLDLTGLLPTPDEVDAFVVDPSPNAYEKVVDRLLDSPRYGEHRARYWMDYARFGDTQGLHVDAYQSRWPYRDWVIRAFNDDMPYDQFTIDQLAGDLLPPTNVDQLVATGLVRCGIATGEGGTIIEELRVNLARERTEMLGAVYLGLTTGCAVCHDHKYDPLTTKDFYALSAFFNNIAEKASTDDRVDWPPSIYIPKAANRDGYNAALTKKAEILRQMAARRAKADELLAAWLKQSGPKAVSTDGLELRLPLDENYGPGDTDRTLLHNTAPHANPPTFHTEGPEAHWGEETNLWPTFRFETNTKVNLSPAGDYEKDQAFSVGGWIKPRNVPGGRYWNTKQGALIARMDADAKFRGWDLYYADGALVVQLVHDWPDAISVKTVGTTEYRNPFMPPEGSNGGTNVNETLPRGRWSHVMFTYDGSGKAAGVKVFVNGVEQKLAVDQDNLTGSIRTSVPTWLGRRHDAEPMQATGYQDIRFYKRALSPEEVDRVAKEDVAAEIVSHHPLAEWTADQRQIVEDVYFERYDEPSIALAAQLPAIDAELMRLSSGGSLTLICREKPGLAYADMLRRGSFGTRIERVEADTPHFLPPMPAAAPHNRLGLAQWLVSPDNPLTARVTVNRIWQEVFGSGIVQTSEDLGIVGERPSHPKLLDWLAVDFRENGWKVKRFYKMLVMSATYRQSVHATPQLTERDPTNRLLARGPRFRMDGEMLRDMALQTSGLLVESVGGPSVKPYQPAGVWDGSYGNAKYTQEHGANLYRRSLYTFWKRMAPMPNMEAFDATDRSSTCVRRQRTNTPLAALVLMNDPQFLESARRLGARVIEEGGSTDAQRIDFLGRMLRAKPFDETGRHVLLTALEQFRDQLNADPSRTMDLLSIGESPHAATDPQAAPPPSLTTNKPATASLEDAGHPASLANDGQSDDTNRFWSMDARKADTAWWQVDLLEPTDVGCVVVVGYYGDNRYYGFTVETSLDGRTWDLAADRRDNKQRSTEAGVTCTFPVRKACYIRVTQTSNSANPGRHLVEVMAYRQAPRVSDAKIEQAVWMMMATTLMNSDEVINK
- a CDS encoding DUF1501 domain-containing protein codes for the protein MDLPVPAELKARWHQLATRRHFLGAGGKVLAWAGLASLLEREAAGAPALMHDRGVLAAPHLPPTAKRVIYLFMSGGPPQMDMFDYKPDLAKWFDKDLPESVRGTAMPTGMTAGQTRFPVAPSQWGFKQYGQCGRWVTNLLPQTAKLSDDMALIRSMHTDAINHEPAILLMNTGNMTPGKPSMGSWLAYGLGSTNDNLPTFVVLNSNFTVGNPQPINARLWSSGFLSSRFAGVMLRSGADPVLYLKDPAGMGRDTRRTMLDAVNALNEQIYQQTADPETQARISQYEMAFRMQTSVPELADFSDEPQSTWDLYGPEAKKPGSYAYNCLMARRLAERGVRFTQVYKRGWDVHGDCVGTLPNLCRETDAPTYALLTDLKQRGMLDDTLVVWSGEFGRTVYSQGGLSRQNYGRDHHAKCFSVWLAGGGVKGGVTHGQTDDFSYSIAQDPVHVRDLAATILHTLGINHEKLTYRFQGLDQRLTGIIPANVVREVLA